One genomic region from Magnetofaba australis IT-1 encodes:
- a CDS encoding DUF1513 domain-containing protein — MPHVTRRDTLRGLGGAALLLATPRLALADADNAAKALNVACQQRGRDQFELVALDGAGAPLWSTPLPGRGHGVALRPQGDLIALTARRPGSWLWVVDVHSGQTRHQIEAPSGRHFYGHGCFNADGTRYFATENEIQSGQGYVAIYAADAGFKRLGAFPVGGIGPHEILLDAPRQELVVAIGGILTHPDRGRDKLNLDSMRPALARFSLDGVARSRVEPPARWSQLSIRHIALAPNGTTVMAMQYQGPKDQEPPLWGVADAEGMRLYHGPAGIARRLRHYMGSAVVDGSGAYAAITAPRANTATFWRLADGALVGELAMADVCGAAALEGAGRFVLTGGGGWAVETDVTGRVSRRWRPHGNGAWDNHLA; from the coding sequence ATGCCTCATGTGACCCGACGAGACACCCTGCGCGGCCTGGGCGGGGCTGCTCTGCTGCTGGCGACGCCGCGCCTGGCCCTGGCCGATGCGGACAACGCCGCCAAAGCCCTGAATGTGGCATGTCAGCAGCGCGGGCGCGATCAGTTCGAGCTGGTGGCGTTGGATGGCGCGGGCGCGCCGCTGTGGTCGACGCCGTTGCCGGGGCGGGGCCACGGCGTGGCGCTGCGCCCGCAGGGGGATCTGATCGCCCTGACCGCGCGTCGGCCCGGCTCCTGGCTGTGGGTTGTGGATGTGCACAGCGGTCAGACGCGACATCAGATCGAAGCGCCGTCGGGACGCCACTTCTACGGTCATGGCTGTTTCAACGCCGATGGAACGCGCTATTTCGCCACCGAAAATGAAATCCAGAGCGGCCAGGGTTATGTAGCGATCTATGCGGCGGACGCTGGATTCAAACGCTTGGGAGCGTTTCCGGTGGGGGGCATCGGCCCCCACGAGATTCTGCTGGACGCCCCGCGCCAGGAGTTGGTGGTGGCCATTGGCGGCATCCTCACCCACCCGGACCGGGGCCGCGACAAACTCAATCTGGATAGCATGCGCCCGGCGTTGGCGCGCTTCTCGCTGGATGGGGTGGCGCGCAGTCGGGTGGAGCCGCCTGCGCGCTGGTCGCAGCTCTCCATTCGCCACATCGCGCTGGCCCCCAATGGGACGACGGTGATGGCGATGCAGTATCAGGGGCCCAAGGATCAGGAGCCGCCGCTGTGGGGGGTGGCCGACGCTGAAGGGATGCGTCTGTATCATGGTCCGGCGGGGATCGCGCGCCGTTTGCGCCACTACATGGGCAGCGCGGTGGTGGATGGCTCGGGGGCGTATGCGGCGATTACCGCGCCCAGAGCCAATACGGCCACCTTCTGGCGTCTGGCCGATGGCGCGTTGGTGGGCGAACTCGCTATGGCGGATGTGTGTGGCGCGGCGGCGTTGGAGGGGGCGGGACGGTTTGTGCTGACGGGCGGCGGCGGCTGGGCGGTGGAGACGGACGTGACGGGCCGGGTGAGCCGACGCTGGAGGCCGCATGGAAACGGCGCGTGGGACAACCATCTGGCATAG
- a CDS encoding di-heme oxidoredictase family protein: MLAAAWLGTAHAAAVPALEAGERLAGGAATNLRVTGRRVFSQPSATLGADGRMDFVIGNGFFKRLWVSAPSSTKAADGLGPLYNARACQRCHLLDGRSSAPHSGPEDWGRALAIDGESLLLRLSIAPRDDAERALLASGKQAVIPHPIYGGQLQTAAIVGHQAEAMARVTYTAQTVDLAGGESVTLRAPVYSIEAPAYGPLDQTAMISPRSAPPMIGLGLLEAIDEADWLGLADPDDADGDGISGRANRVWSAAHQRMMPGRFGWKAGQATVEDQAHAAMADDIGVSNALKPNPWGECTDLQKDCVTARHGDDPQYDHLEAPPAVMRTLVHYSRHLAVPARRNVVNPHVLAGKQAFHDAGCAACHAPTFVTRSDWPEKALRGQRIRPYSDLLLHDMGEGLADNRPEGVANGREWRTAPLWGVGLTQQVNPRAGFLHDGRARSLTEAILWHGGEAQAARERFRLATKEERGALLAFLQSL; encoded by the coding sequence ATGCTGGCGGCGGCATGGCTTGGGACGGCCCATGCCGCCGCCGTTCCCGCCCTGGAGGCGGGGGAGCGGCTGGCGGGAGGCGCGGCGACCAATCTCCGGGTGACGGGGCGTCGCGTCTTCTCCCAGCCCTCGGCGACGCTGGGCGCCGATGGACGCATGGATTTTGTCATCGGCAATGGCTTCTTCAAGCGGCTGTGGGTCTCCGCGCCCAGCTCCACCAAGGCCGCCGATGGTTTGGGGCCGCTCTACAACGCCCGCGCCTGCCAACGCTGCCATCTGCTCGATGGACGCTCCTCGGCGCCCCACTCCGGGCCTGAGGATTGGGGGCGGGCGCTGGCCATCGATGGCGAGTCGCTGCTGCTGCGCCTCTCCATTGCGCCGCGCGATGACGCCGAGCGCGCGCTGCTGGCCAGCGGCAAGCAGGCGGTGATTCCCCATCCGATCTACGGCGGGCAGTTGCAGACCGCCGCCATTGTTGGCCATCAAGCCGAGGCGATGGCGCGGGTGACTTATACCGCACAGACGGTGGATTTGGCCGGGGGCGAATCGGTGACGCTGCGCGCGCCGGTTTATTCCATTGAGGCGCCCGCCTATGGCCCGTTGGACCAGACCGCCATGATCAGCCCGCGTTCAGCCCCGCCCATGATCGGACTGGGGCTGCTGGAGGCCATTGATGAGGCCGACTGGCTGGGGCTGGCCGATCCCGACGACGCTGATGGCGATGGGATCTCCGGGCGCGCCAATCGGGTCTGGAGCGCGGCGCATCAGCGCATGATGCCCGGGCGCTTCGGCTGGAAGGCGGGGCAGGCCACGGTAGAGGATCAGGCCCACGCCGCCATGGCCGACGATATCGGCGTCTCCAACGCCCTTAAACCCAACCCGTGGGGCGAGTGCACCGACTTGCAGAAGGATTGCGTCACCGCGCGCCATGGCGACGACCCCCAGTACGATCATCTGGAAGCGCCGCCCGCAGTGATGCGGACGTTGGTGCACTACAGCCGCCATTTGGCGGTTCCGGCGCGGCGCAATGTGGTGAATCCACACGTTCTGGCGGGCAAACAGGCGTTCCATGACGCCGGTTGCGCCGCCTGTCATGCGCCAACCTTCGTCACCCGCAGCGATTGGCCGGAGAAGGCGCTGCGAGGGCAGCGCATCCGCCCCTATAGCGACCTGCTGCTGCACGATATGGGCGAAGGACTGGCCGACAACCGCCCCGAAGGCGTCGCCAATGGCCGCGAGTGGCGCACCGCGCCGCTGTGGGGCGTCGGTCTGACGCAACAGGTCAACCCTCGCGCCGGATTCCTCCACGATGGCCGCGCCCGCTCCCTCACCGAGGCGATTCTCTGGCATGGCGGCGAGGCGCAGGCGGCGCGGGAGCGGTTCCGGTTGGCGACGAAAGAGGAGCGAGGCGCTCTGTTGGCGTTTTTGCAGAGTTTGTGA
- a CDS encoding DUF350 domain-containing protein — MNILHADDPLNQIVALLAYAGLYIVVLAAARLLLDRITPYNLSAQLGQDDNPAIGLTLGAYLLATSLIFLGALSGPSSGSLTADMLVVAGYAALGLVMLLGARWSFDKWMFPGFDALQAVVEKHNLAVASARAGLLLATGLNVGGSLMGVGGGPHSSLLFFLLGQASLLLFARAYDMITPYALSREIESGNTAAGVAFGGALTALGILIGAGVRGDFTGWASGLLDFVGVSLVGMALLLAMRKLLDLLLLPTHNLDAEISQDRNLAAGWVEACGVIGFALLLAALL; from the coding sequence ATGAATATTCTCCACGCCGATGATCCGCTCAATCAGATCGTCGCCCTGCTGGCCTACGCCGGGCTCTATATCGTGGTGCTGGCCGCCGCGCGTCTGCTACTGGATCGCATCACCCCGTACAATCTCTCTGCACAACTGGGGCAGGACGACAATCCGGCCATCGGCCTGACTCTGGGCGCCTACCTGCTGGCCACGAGCCTGATCTTTTTGGGCGCCCTCTCCGGCCCCAGCTCCGGCTCTTTGACTGCGGACATGCTGGTGGTGGCGGGCTACGCCGCGCTCGGGCTGGTCATGTTGCTGGGGGCGCGCTGGAGCTTCGACAAGTGGATGTTCCCCGGCTTTGACGCCCTGCAGGCGGTGGTGGAGAAGCACAATTTAGCGGTGGCCTCCGCCCGCGCGGGACTGCTGCTGGCCACCGGCTTGAATGTGGGCGGCAGTCTGATGGGCGTCGGCGGCGGACCGCACAGCTCCCTTCTCTTCTTCCTGCTGGGTCAGGCGTCGCTGCTGCTGTTTGCCCGCGCCTACGACATGATCACCCCCTACGCCCTCTCCCGTGAGATCGAATCGGGCAACACCGCCGCCGGGGTCGCCTTTGGCGGCGCGCTGACCGCCCTGGGCATTCTCATCGGCGCAGGCGTGCGCGGTGACTTCACCGGCTGGGCTTCTGGCCTGCTGGACTTCGTCGGCGTCTCCCTGGTGGGCATGGCGCTGCTGCTGGCCATGCGCAAATTGCTGGATCTGCTGCTGCTGCCCACGCATAACCTGGACGCCGAGATCTCCCAGGATCGCAATCTCGCCGCCGGTTGGGTGGAGGCTTGCGGGGTGATCGGTTTCGCTCTGTTATTGGCGGCGCTGCTATGA
- a CDS encoding imelysin family protein, producing MASSLKILSRGPCLVVSQGLAIVLLLWSHHALAASLSAADYQRAAAASGRVLAAPAYAALADQTQALATTLTQWRAGKVDLVAARSAFHAAMDAWQGTQPIRIGPVMAQTGPARWQYWPDKHGSGGRQMRRALKTRPEALLKPGALATQSVALRDFQALERLLFPTGGAAPDPASYGAALAAAIAAHLAEQSQSLRMQWDDQFQPALDDPAHSNGAFYDAPDAARAWLKSIHEAISLLILQKLERPLDESLEAANPKRAENWRSARSGRNVAINVAAWRRLFTAPDGLGDLLSRSGSDALAKGMARDMASAQKAAESLSMPLSQAVADAEARSQVEALLTQLKDLRDLIEGPLADEIGLNLGFNALDGD from the coding sequence ATGGCTTCGTCTTTGAAAATTTTATCGCGTGGTCCCTGTTTGGTGGTTTCACAAGGCTTGGCCATTGTGTTGCTGCTGTGGTCACACCACGCCTTGGCCGCTTCTCTCAGCGCCGCGGACTACCAGCGCGCCGCCGCCGCATCGGGCCGCGTCCTGGCCGCGCCCGCCTACGCCGCCCTGGCTGATCAAACCCAGGCCCTGGCCACAACCCTGACCCAGTGGCGCGCGGGCAAAGTCGACCTCGTCGCCGCCCGTAGCGCCTTTCACGCCGCCATGGACGCCTGGCAGGGGACGCAGCCCATCCGCATCGGCCCGGTGATGGCGCAGACCGGCCCGGCGCGTTGGCAGTATTGGCCCGATAAACACGGCTCCGGCGGACGCCAGATGCGGCGCGCCCTCAAAACCCGCCCCGAGGCGCTGCTCAAACCCGGCGCGCTGGCCACCCAGAGCGTGGCCCTGCGCGACTTCCAGGCGTTGGAACGGCTGCTGTTCCCCACAGGCGGCGCGGCGCCGGACCCCGCCAGCTACGGGGCTGCGCTGGCCGCCGCCATCGCCGCGCATTTGGCCGAGCAGAGCCAGTCATTGCGCATGCAGTGGGACGATCAGTTCCAACCGGCATTGGATGACCCGGCGCACAGCAACGGCGCGTTCTATGACGCCCCGGACGCCGCGCGCGCCTGGCTGAAAAGCATTCATGAGGCGATCTCGCTGCTGATTTTGCAAAAGCTGGAGCGGCCGCTGGATGAGAGTCTGGAAGCGGCCAACCCCAAACGGGCGGAGAACTGGCGCTCGGCGCGCAGTGGCCGCAATGTGGCGATCAATGTCGCCGCGTGGCGTCGGTTGTTTACCGCACCGGACGGACTGGGAGATCTGCTCAGTCGGTCCGGTTCCGACGCCCTGGCCAAAGGCATGGCGCGGGATATGGCGAGCGCGCAAAAAGCCGCCGAGTCCCTCTCCATGCCGCTCTCCCAGGCGGTGGCGGACGCCGAAGCGCGTTCTCAGGTGGAGGCCTTGTTAACTCAACTCAAAGATCTGCGCGATCTCATCGAAGGGCCGTTGGCCGATGAGATCGGCCTGAACTTGGGCTTTAACGCCCTGGATGGAGATTGA
- a CDS encoding polyamine aminopropyltransferase: protein MTASDPQQRDRDVFTLVYAIFTAGLCSIIYELLIATAVVYFRGDSVFYFSLTIGLYMAAMGAGAYLSKFLRRDLIERMIAAEILLGLLGGLSAPLIYLAYLNDAAFIPVYSALTLIIGLLIGLETPLLTRILETYDGLRVGIAHVLSLDYLGALAATVAFPLLLLPLFGTFRTSLLFGLINMSIAGLLAWRFGPRLPAGRRPHYRRAAWGATLLIIAGLASAHWLLALWNQSAYSDRIVHAERTRFQEVVLTRHRNDLRLYLNGALQFSAIDEYRYHEALIHLPMARLAASRPGPWRVLVLGGGDGLAVRELLRYTQIARIDLIDLDERVLELARENPHIRALNGDSLRDKRAHVQVGDAMSYLNARGQLYDLIVADLPDPSSTDVARLYSDAFHHLVKANLAPGGVFVTQATSPFYARAAFWTIHNTVRSVFGSAIPYHLNVPSFGEWGFVMAGGAEVEWTSLTWPGLRYLRPEMATGLLTFGGDIDDPGDLGISTIDRPTVLERYQSGWRYWSD from the coding sequence ATGACGGCCTCAGACCCGCAGCAGCGCGACCGCGACGTCTTTACCCTGGTCTACGCCATATTCACCGCCGGGCTCTGCTCCATCATCTATGAGCTGCTCATCGCCACCGCCGTGGTCTACTTCCGCGGCGACTCGGTGTTCTACTTCTCGCTCACCATCGGCCTCTATATGGCGGCCATGGGCGCCGGGGCCTACCTGTCCAAATTCCTGCGCCGCGACCTGATCGAACGCATGATCGCCGCCGAGATCCTGCTCGGCCTGCTGGGTGGACTCTCGGCGCCGTTGATCTATCTGGCCTATCTGAACGACGCGGCGTTCATCCCGGTCTATTCTGCGCTGACCCTGATCATCGGTCTGCTGATCGGTTTGGAGACGCCGCTGCTCACGCGCATTCTGGAGACCTACGACGGCCTGCGGGTGGGCATCGCCCATGTGCTGTCGCTGGACTACCTGGGCGCGCTGGCGGCCACGGTGGCGTTTCCCCTGCTGCTGCTGCCGCTGTTTGGGACCTTCCGCACCAGCCTGCTGTTTGGCCTCATCAACATGTCCATCGCCGGATTGCTGGCGTGGCGCTTCGGCCCGCGTCTGCCCGCCGGACGCCGCCCCCACTACCGCCGCGCAGCCTGGGGCGCGACTCTGCTCATCATCGCTGGACTGGCATCGGCCCACTGGCTGCTGGCGTTGTGGAATCAGAGCGCCTACAGCGACCGCATCGTCCACGCCGAGCGCACCCGTTTTCAGGAGGTGGTGCTGACCCGCCACCGCAACGACCTGCGCCTCTATCTCAATGGCGCGCTACAGTTCTCCGCCATCGACGAATACCGCTATCATGAGGCGCTGATTCACCTGCCCATGGCGCGCTTGGCGGCCAGTCGGCCCGGCCCCTGGCGCGTGCTGGTGCTGGGCGGCGGCGATGGACTGGCGGTGCGCGAGTTGCTGCGCTATACGCAGATTGCCCGCATCGATCTGATTGATCTGGATGAACGGGTGCTGGAGCTGGCGCGGGAGAACCCCCACATCCGCGCCCTCAACGGCGACAGCCTGCGCGACAAACGCGCCCATGTGCAGGTGGGCGACGCCATGAGCTATCTGAACGCGCGCGGCCAGCTCTACGACCTCATCGTTGCCGACCTGCCCGACCCCTCCTCCACCGACGTGGCGCGACTCTACTCCGATGCGTTCCACCATCTGGTCAAAGCCAATCTGGCGCCGGGTGGAGTGTTCGTCACCCAGGCCACCAGCCCGTTCTACGCCCGTGCGGCGTTCTGGACCATCCACAACACGGTGCGCAGCGTGTTCGGTTCGGCGATTCCCTATCACTTGAATGTGCCGTCGTTTGGCGAGTGGGGCTTTGTGATGGCGGGTGGCGCGGAGGTGGAGTGGACCTCGTTAACATGGCCGGGATTGCGCTATCTGCGCCCTGAAATGGCGACTGGATTGCTCACCTTTGGCGGCGATATCGACGACCCGGGCGACCTTGGGATCAGCACCATCGACCGCCCCACGGTTCTGGAGCGCTATCAATCCGGCTGGCGCTACTGGAGCGACTAG
- a CDS encoding cytochrome-c peroxidase, with amino-acid sequence MKRLPVLLVLALLSAANVHADDRMADLGRQLFFDVNLSQNRTQACATCHDPNHGFVDGRDNGVEGMASLGDDGKSLGDRNAPTASYAAFVPPFVHNAKGNYVGGLFHDGRAGSLADQAGGPPLNPIEMGLKDKAEAVARIQENPDYVAAFKTLYGADVFSRPERAYAAMSEAIQAYERTAEFAPFDSKYDRYLRGEAQLSEQEELGRTLFFSQQFTNCNLCHQLRTSPMGAQETFSNYEHHNIGVPVNTALRAKNGAQPEHVDRGLLENPAIDDPAQAGKFKTPTLRNIAVTGPYMHNGVFKDLRTVILFYNSYNTKSAKRKINPETGQPFAPPEVAENLSLKELQSGPALDDKRIDALVAFLKTLTDARYVE; translated from the coding sequence ATGAAACGACTGCCAGTCCTCCTTGTCCTCGCGCTGTTGAGCGCCGCCAATGTCCACGCCGACGACCGCATGGCGGATCTGGGCCGCCAGCTCTTCTTCGACGTCAATCTGTCGCAGAATCGCACCCAGGCGTGCGCCACCTGCCACGACCCCAATCATGGCTTTGTGGATGGACGCGACAATGGCGTGGAGGGTATGGCGTCATTGGGCGATGATGGGAAATCCCTCGGCGACCGCAATGCGCCCACCGCCTCCTATGCGGCGTTCGTTCCGCCGTTTGTCCACAACGCCAAGGGCAACTATGTGGGCGGTCTGTTCCACGATGGACGCGCGGGGAGCTTGGCGGATCAAGCTGGCGGACCGCCGCTCAACCCCATCGAAATGGGGCTGAAGGACAAGGCCGAAGCAGTGGCGCGGATTCAAGAGAACCCTGACTATGTCGCAGCGTTCAAGACGCTCTATGGCGCAGACGTGTTCTCCCGGCCCGAGCGCGCCTATGCGGCCATGAGCGAAGCGATTCAAGCCTACGAGCGCACGGCGGAGTTTGCGCCGTTCGATTCCAAATACGATCGCTATCTGCGCGGCGAGGCCCAACTGAGCGAGCAGGAGGAGTTGGGGCGCACGCTGTTCTTCTCGCAGCAGTTCACCAACTGCAACCTGTGCCACCAGTTGCGCACATCCCCCATGGGCGCGCAGGAGACCTTCAGCAACTATGAACACCACAATATCGGCGTGCCGGTGAACACGGCGCTGCGGGCGAAAAATGGCGCCCAGCCCGAGCATGTGGATCGCGGTCTGCTGGAGAATCCGGCCATCGACGATCCGGCGCAGGCGGGCAAATTCAAAACGCCCACACTGCGCAATATCGCCGTGACCGGCCCCTATATGCACAATGGGGTGTTCAAGGATCTGCGCACGGTGATCCTGTTCTACAACAGCTACAACACCAAGAGCGCCAAGCGGAAGATCAATCCCGAGACCGGCCAGCCGTTCGCCCCGCCCGAGGTGGCTGAGAATCTCTCCCTCAAAGAGCTGCAAAGCGGCCCGGCGCTGGATGACAAACGCATCGACGCCTTGGTGGCGTTCCTCAAAACCCTCACCGATGCGCGCTACGTGGAGTGA